AGCACTTCCCAAGCAATATCTTGCGAACCTGTCACCAAAATAATAGCGGTGTATTTTCCTTTATCTCCAGTGACTAAAACCTGACCATTCCTCAATTTTACCCGTTCTGAGACAGGCAATTGATCAACAGGACTATTAAATAATCCAGCACGGACAGATGGAGCAACTGCAATTGTAACCATCACTGAAAAGTATAGTGTAAACAAACAACTACGCACAAACTCTGAGTTCTGGTCATTCCCTCGATTTAAATTTGTCAATTGACATCCTCCCATCGCCAAGGTGTACGAGTAAAGCTGTGTTTTACGTTATATAATTGCCGGAGGATTATCTATGCGTTTTCCCCAGGTTCAGGCAATTCTTGCGGGCACTATAGCAGCTTTTGTATCAGTTGCACCCGTACAGGCAGAAACTTCAACTTACCAAGTGCAGTCTGGAGTCACCAGCGTCTATCATGACCTGAGTTATCTCAGCAGTATTGGGCTAAATTTGACAGGAGCGCGTAATACAGTCCAAGCAATTAATACTAACTTTTTGGTTGGCTAGCAGTGGGTACCTCATTCAATACTCATTTCACACTGTATGTTATTTACTACTATTTGATCCAGCTTTGAGATCCTCAGCTGCCAGGTGTTTTGGGGTCAGAGCGATGACTAAATCCAATTAAACCATCTTGGCGAAAGCTTTCCAAGCGTTGGGCGATAGTATCGCACCGCTTCTGAGTATTCCAGCCATCACCAAAGCTGTTGATCATCTTGGGCCAGGGCTTGGTACCCTGATCATTACGATACATTACCATCCACACCTCACCGCCGTTTTGTGTGTCGGGTTGCAAGGCGCAAGAAAAGCGGTCTTTTGAGCCGAAGGCGAATATACCTGGAGTCCAGCCAATAGCAACACCTTACGCCAAGACTAAACCAGCAACACCCGCCGCAGCACCAATAATGCCTACAGTCAAATTATTTCTGTCAAATATATGTCTTTTTTAAGACATATATTTGACAGAGATT
This portion of the Brasilonema sennae CENA114 genome encodes:
- a CDS encoding COP23 domain-containing protein; this encodes MGWTPGIFAFGSKDRFSCALQPDTQNGGEVWMVMYRNDQGTKPWPKMINSFGDGWNTQKRCDTIAQRLESFRQDGLIGFSHRSDPKTPGS